The genomic DNA TTCCTATGTTTTCATTGACAATTTTGGATAGATTGTTCCTTTCAGACTGCAATCAATAGAGCAATCAATCGCAATCAGGAAGGATTAAAGGAAGAAGATATTATAAAATGCTTATAATACTATTTTTTTTCCTGCACAGGAGATTCATTTCAAAAGGATCATCCGAAAGAAAAAAGCGAGCATGATCTATGCCAACGACGTTTAAATATTTTCCGTTTCTATAAAGTTACTCTGATCTGTCACTTTTAAATGTCTACAGTGGTATTTAAGCTTTTAACTTTGTGGGATAGAAGGAGATAGATTTATCGAGAAGTTGGATGCAATTCACTAGAAAGACAAATTCCTAGAAAGTTAATTATTTAGTTGACTTATTAAACTAAATTAAATAATCTTCTATAGATGGAAAAGAAAACTCCTCATTATGATTTGAATTTAGTCAAAGACGATATTAGGAAAGGCAATTATGGCAAAAGATAAAAAATGGGTAGATTGTCCTTCGTGTGGGGCTGTTGGAACTATGAAATTTACCAATAAGAGAACGTTCGAAGTAAAGCATAAAGAGTTAGGAGAAATCAAGCTAAATAAATTAAGCGGATATTTCTGTAAGAAATGCGATGACGGCTTCTTTTCTATCAAATCAGAAAATACAATCGAAGCTCATCTCGCAGAATTGCAAGCAAGAAAAGATGCGGACAAAGTCAAAGCATCTGATTTGATTTTAGTAGAAGACCTCGCCCGTAAATGGAAGAAGACTAAACAATACATTCACAAACTAATGAACGAGGGAAAAATTCATTACGTTTACATAGGCAAATTAAGATTTCCTCTCAAAGAAGAATTGAATCGAAGTGGAATTTAAAAAAAAGAAAATAACTCTACAATGACCTTCAAAGTATCTCTATACTAGCGGCAGGGATCGACTGGTGTCCCAATTTTCATCGGGACAAGAAGGAGAGCCCGTTTGATACTTCTGAGTATCAAGCCGCCCAAGCAAATATGTGGTAATCTTTAAAAATTTCTTTCTTGACTTTACGCCTTGAAATTTCAAGGTAAAGCCATGAGTTTCGCAATACAAGAACGTCAGGCATTCTTCGAGAAAGCAGTCCCTATTAGTGTTGAGGCTTATCATTTTTTGTATAAGCAGGGTCTTATTTCGGAAAAGACAGAACTCTTAGAAGGAGTAGTGATAGAAAAAAGACATAAGGATCCGATTCATGCAAATCTTGTGACTCTACTGGCTTCGTTTCTTTATGAAGCAATTAAGAATGAATACCAACTCAGACAAGAGAATCCTATCAATACAGGCTTCTCAGAGCCAGAGCCTGATATCGCAATTGTTCCGAAAGGAGATTACTCCAACGCTCATCCAACAGAAGCCTTGCTTGTAATTGAAGTGGCTAATTCCTCTATTGCGCTTGATAGAGCCAAAGCATCCATTTACGCAAAAGCGAATATTCCCGAATACATCATCGCTAATTTACAAAATAAAATTCTGGAAGTTTACTCAAATCCTGTAGATGGAAAGTATTCTTTTACTAAAATTTTACAGACGGACGAAAGATTTATTTCGACTAACGTTTCGAATATTTCTTTTTCTTTAAATGATTTTCTTTCTTCAAATTCATGATTCAATTGGAAATGTTTTAACATCTTGGCACCGCAAAATTTAAAATCAAAAATTATTCTTTCAATCGTAGCATTTTGCTCCTTACTAATTTTTCTAGATTGGTTTGTATTCTCCTTCCTGTTTCTAAAAGTTCCAAACGAACTAGAATGGGATACTTCGCCCTGGTATAATTTCTTACAGAAAAAAGAAAATCTAAATTTCACAAAGGACAAAAAGGGAGTGCTTGTTACAGGGAGTTCTGTCGCGTTATATTCCTATTTGCCGCAGAGGGTAGATGAAGAGTTGGAAAAGTCAGGTGTAAAAATTCATTCTGATTTTTTTGGTCATGTCGCCATGTCGCCAACAGATTTGTATTATTATGCAGACGAAATGATTTCTAAAAAACCGGACTTGATTTTATATCTTATCAATCCGGGTGATTTGCAAATGGATCATTTTCCGAAAGTAGGGGACAGCTTTGGCGAGTATTCAGAAGAGGTTAGGATTCATGCCTATGCCGCTCGTCATCCGGTTAAGTTTTATTATCCGCTCCAATTTCTATTCGATCATTTCTCTTCTCTGAAAAAAGCAGAAATTCTTCCCCTTCTAACTAAAACTATGCTCTATGTAAATCGGTATCGTAGTTTTCTATTTGATCCGATTGATGCTTATTTGGAACGTCATACGCGAAGTGGAACTAGTTATCATAATTATACAGGTGCGACTCTAACTCCAATCCAATGGAGAAAGGGCTGGACAGATCAAAAATTCCAAGTCTCCTGTGAACTAAAAGCAAAGTCCCAATTTAGTGAAACTGTATTTATTCCTGAAAAAGATACAGAGGTTATTATTTCAAATGGCGCAAAAGAATTGTATAAAAATTCCTTTTCCAAAACAGGTTGGCAGAAAATTCAATTTCAGATTCCAGAAAAGTTGCAAGCGGATAAGATTGACTTAGCGTTTCAAATTGGAAAAACTATAAGTGCAAAGACTATAGACAAAAAACTTTACGGTAGAGAATACTTCTACGGGATTCGTCTTCCGCAAAATTTTTGTAAGCAAACTATCGAGAGGGATATTTCTTTTACCCGCATTGATAGCAAGGACGATCAAGTATTGCAAGAAATGACCGACTCGGAATACGCACAAGATTACTTTGAGAAAATGTATAAAGACGCAGATAAATATGCGGATAGTCAGCGGAAAATACCCGTTCGCCCCGAAGTGCAACGTCTCTATCATCTTCATCTAGTAAAAGAATTTCTAAATAAGAAAGGTCGCTATCGTTGGTCGGAATTTGCGATGCTAGAAAAAGCTGCTGCAAAATTTAAACAAGCGAATATCCCTTTTGTCATTGTGAATAATCCTGAGAATCCGCTCGAATTAAATCTATACAAAGAAAGTGAGTGGTATAAAGACTATTTGCATTTTTATTCAGAGCTTTCCAATCATTCAGTAAAATTTTACGATCACAAAGAATCAGTGCCGGAAGTGCAAGATTTTATTGACTCACACCACTTGACCTATAGAGGCTCCGAGCAGATGATTCCAATCTATTCAACTATCATAAAGGAAAATACAACAAGGTAATCCTATGAGCAAAATTATTTCCATTCTTGAAAAGTCTTACATCAGATACTCGCTGTTTGCCTTAGTCTATATAGTAGTGACAACATCTCTCTGGAAAAAATACAATTACAATCCAACTTCTATGATTAATTTCGGAATGGAATTTGCTATTCAAAACAAAGAGAAGATGCCAGATGGAGCAGTGGTGATTATGGGAAGCAAAGACGATCTCGGAGCAGGCTATGATGGACAGATATTTTATTTTTATTCCAGAACCATTTCTGAATTAAACATGAACTGGCCTAAAGGCTTTGATGAAAGCTATCGCGCTCCTCGCATTGGCTATCCATTGTTAGTCGGAATCATTGGATTTTTGGGCAAGACCGCGTCAGTCTATGGAATGTATTTTGTAAATCTTTCCTTGTTTCTTCTTTCTTATATACTTCTTCGAAGAATTTTAGATGAAGATAAAAAGATATTCTCTTTATTTTACTTGCTTTCTCCTTTTTCTCTTGGCAGTTACGCTGTATTAGTAAGTGATTCTGTGATGGTTTCTCTTGTAATCATTGCTTATTATTTTTACTTGGAAGAGGAAAATCTATATTTTGTGCTAGTGGCAAGTCTTGCTATTCTTTGCAAGGAGCCAGCTCTATTTTTATTTTTCCCGCTTGGAGTAAAGGCAATATTAGAAAAAAGAGTTCCGAAAGCACTTCTAATAGTCTCCGTGTTAGCCATCCCGATTATGTGGCATGTATATTTGAAAGTGACTTTTCCAAATTGGAAAGCAACAAGGCTAATAGATTTTATCCTCCCGTTAGAAGGAATTATTACTTACTCAAAATCCATCCTTGCCTCCGTTGGAACTACAACGGATTACAAAGAGTTGGCGCGATTGCTTTCCAGATTTCCGCTATTGGTTTTGCTTGTTACAGGAATTGCAATTTTATTTACAGGAAATATTAAGCGAGGAATTGAATTTCGTTTAGGGATTGCGCTTGTATTTTTCATGGTATCGACGGCTAGTTTTTATCATTTCTGGTCAGTCTATGAAAATGTTTCGAGGATGTTTACACTAAGCATTCCTCTTTTTATTTTATTGAAAAACGAAGAGGAAGACACAAAGACAGGCTCTTATTTTTTTCTAACAATTATCATATTGATTTTGTTTCTAGTAAAAGTAATTGCAATTCAAAAAGCGCAGGGTTATACAATCTGGGGCATGTAAAGGTTTTCGCATGACCGCAAAAAAAGTATTGGTCGTTGGAGCAGGCTCTGGAATTGGAGAAGCGTTATTCGCCACATTAAATAAAAATTCAGAGCAAGATGTGTTTGGAATTTCTAGAAGAGGAATATCTACCTGGGCGAAAATAAAATCTGGTTTCAATTATAAATGTGATGTTACGAATGAGACTGAAATTATTTCTTTTGCTGAGTTTTATAAGAATTCTTTTGATGCGATAGACGCCATCTACCTTTGTCAGGGGGATGGTTTATTCGGAGAGCTTTCTTCTTTAACAAAAGACAAAATTGAATCACATTTTTCCTTGAATATAACTTCTTCTTTTCTGATTTTACAAAACTTTTTCTCTCTATTAAAACGTTCCGATAAGAATCCATTTGTCTGTTTTCTATCTTCCACAGCGGGTAAGATTGGTTTTCCTGAATCGACAGCTTACTGTGCATCTAAACATGCTGTAGCCGGACTTGCAAAATCACTTCGAGAAGAATGGAAAAAAGACCAAATACGGGTATTCACTGTTTACCCCGGGGCAATTAGCACTCCGATTTGGGATGGTCGAGACGGATTTGATACAAAGGATATGATTTCTCCGAAAGACTTTGCTGAGTATTTGAAATCTTTTTTATCTATACCTGCATCTATCAACGTGGAAGAATCTTATATTCTACCAATGAAGGGAATCTTATAATGTGTAGTCGATTTAGTCTAAAATCTAAAATGCAAGAATTACAAGAACAGTTCCAAACTCATAATATAATTGAAGACATGGACTTTAAAGATGAATTTCTCCCAACTGACCGGATACTTGTGATTTGGCGGAATACTGAGATTGATCAGAATGAAATGAAGCTTATGCGATGGGGATTGATTCCAAATTTTGTAAAAGATTTTGAACAGATTAAAAAGTATTCTCTCTTTAATGCGCGCTCGGAAACTCTTGAAGAGAAGCCAGCGTTTAGAACTTTACTTGATTCAAACCGATGTCTTATTCCTGTTGATATTTTCTATGAATTTAAGGCAGAAGGAAAAGTTAAAGACAAATACGCATTTACCCTACACCCCGAGTCCACATTTGCCATGGCAGGATTATGGGATAAATGGAAAAATCCAAAAACAAAAGAAGAAATTTTCTCTTGCACAATCATTACCACAGTTGCAAATGAAGTCGTTCGACCAATTCACGAAAACAATCGAATGCCGGTTGTGCTAGAGAGAGATTCTTATATGGATTGGTTAGACCCTCAAATTAAATTTTCAAACTGGAGAGATCTAATGAATCCATTTGATTCGAATAAGATGAAATCAGAAAAAGTCGCAAGAGCGGATAAGCAAAGTTTATCGCAAGTAGATAAAATCAAAATTTCTAATGAATCCAAGTTTGAAGATAACCAACCTTCTCTCTTTGGTTCTAAATGAAATATTTTGAACGAAAAATTAATTGATAAAAATGAAAACAGAAACAACAAAGAGCATCATTCAATTCCTTGTATTGTGCCTGACATTCTGTGCTCCTAGAATTTATAAGGAGCAACCAGGATTTGTTCCGATTAAAGATATTTCAGGAAACCAGGTTGAATACTTTCCAGAAAAAGCCAAGTATCTTGGTTTCAAAGAAAATTTTTCACCGAATCTAAGTCAGTTATCACAATTTACAAATTTAGAATCTCTCGAAATATCTTCGCCTGAATGCAAAGATATTTCTGAGATAGCAAAATTGAAAAGCCTTCAATTTCTAAATCTAAGTGGAACTTCCGTTTCTTCTTTGCAGCCGATTGCAGAGTTATCAAATTTGCATTCTTTAATTTTGAATGATGTGGCTATTTCTGATTTAACGCTAATTTATAATTTAAAAAAAATCAGAAGACTATCCCTCGCGCGATCTGCCATTCGTGACATAACATTTGCGAAACAATTCTCAGAATTAAGACATTTGGATATTCGAAATACGTTTGTAACCGAGCTAAATGAAATCAGCAGTGCAAAGAAATTAATCGACTTATACATTGGTGGCACAAAGATTCAAACACTTAAGCCACTCGCAACGCTAAAAGATCTAACTTTCTTAGAAATCGACGATACGTCTATTGAGGAGCAAGAAATTTCTGATTTAAGGAAAGCATTGCCCTATCTCAAAATTGTCAGACGAGGACGATAGGGGCTTCACTCAAAAAAATCGGAAGCCTTCGGATTCTGGATAGAAATCATGTCCCCTATCCGAATGAATTCGCTCGAATCAAGGCTTCCTGTCGAATCCACAGTCTCCAAAACGCCGACCGGTTTACCATTTAGAGAAGCAGTTGCTCCTTTCTTTGCATACTTCATTCTTAGGCTCCAAGCTTGAACTATTTTTTTTTCTTCGGAGACGATAATTGCGTCTATCGTATTTTCGGAGCGACTTTTTCCTTGTCTTAAGCTGACTGATTCAGAAATGCCAATGGATGGGCTAATAATGATTCCCTGCTCATTTTTGGTTAGTTGGAATTTCAGGTGATCGCAATCAAATCCTTGCAATAAAATCCATCTTTGTCCGAGGTGCTTTGCCGCAAAAACTGTGCACATCTCCGGAAAGAAAAACACTTTTCCATCTTTGTCTTCTAATACACCTAAGACTCTTGTCTCTTCCCATTTTCTTTCTTCGTTGTAAGATAGCTTTGCAAAAATAAATTTCTTATCCTGAACAAGCAATTGCAGAAATTCATACCCTTTACGAAAATCCTTTTTCTCTGAGAACCAAGTTCCATTGGGCAAAAAAGATTCTTCTGGCATTATATTGTGAATGGCGAGTAAAAAGATGATAGCCGCTTTTTTAAATTGCATTTGGTAATTCCATTGTTTTCATTTGTCTAAGTTTAAGAGTGAATATAAGCAACAATTTGTAAATCATTTGACAAACAAAATCCAAGGAATTACTTCAACCTATGAACTCAGTAAGCCGTTACTCTAGATTCTTTACCCTACCCCTACTTTTTTTAAGTTTAATTTCTTGTTATCAATCAAACGGACAATCAAAGTCCCAGAAGAATGCATTGAGTTTGATGTCACTGAAATATGTTCTAGATTCACAGAACTCTGGATGCACCGCAAACAATGGAGGTTTTTGGGTTCGCAACCTGCTTGTCAAATCCCAAACAACATATTGTATTTATTCTAGACTAGTTGCATCGTCGGCTAATATGGATTTATATGTTGAAAATTCTTTAGCGACTAATCTAAATTATGCGAGTGTAGTGTCGGCGTTCGAGACAAATATTTTACCAATAGAAAAGGATGCCTATGGAGTCTCCTCTGATGTAAACGGAGACAAAAAAGTCACTGTCCTTATTTTAGATATTAAAGAAGGGGCAACGACTACTTCAGGATTCATTGCAGGTTATGTAGATCCAATTAATTTTTATGCGGATGACCCTTCTAGTCTAATTCGGTCAAACCAAAGAGAAATTCTTTTTATGGATGGAGTGGAGCTTTTGCGTTTGCGTGATAAGGATTTGGCTAGCGGCAAACCCGATACATTTCTCTCCACTCTCGCACATGAATTTCAACATTTAATTCGATTTCAATATACACAAGCCGGGACAGACGATACTTGGATTGATGAAGGGACAAGTGAGGTTACTAGTGATTTGACTGGATATGGTCCTCAAACAGCAAGGCTCAGTTGTTTCAAGGGTGACGCTGCTAGTTCTAGTTCTTGTAGTGGTGGCATAGGTAGCACAAGCTATGGAACTCCATCTTTATTTAATTGGACGAGTAGCCTAAAAAATTATGCATTTGCTTATAGCTTTATGAAATATGTTTATGAAAGTTCGGGGAAAACAACGGCTACCCGCAATCAATTCTTTCAGCAGACAATGCAGGGGATAAATGGAACTAGAGCGAATAATGCGTATAATCTCATGACAATTTTTATGAGTTCGAGTAATTATGACTCTAGCATTCTAACTTCAGATAATAAAACTGCATTTAAACGATTGTTTGCATCTTTTTTAGGACAATCAGTCGGTTATAATCTGCAAAATGTATACTTTGGAAATACGAGTGCTGTTAATATTAATTCTGTGCTAACTACATATGAGTTTTCTTCTACTCTAAAAGCACTGGCGACTTCTCCTTTTACGGGGATTAATACTACTTCATTCAATCTAATGCCTTCTCAGGTTACTCGTGTTACTAAGTCTACTACCGGTTTAACTTCTGCGGCAAATGATTTTGTAATTGTTAGCAATGGAGCAAGTGGGGCTAATACGGAATTTGTGATATTTAATGGTGACAATATAGGCTCTAAGTCAAACGTTTCTTCCGGCACAGCCTCCGTGCAAGACTTATTAGAATATCCCGAGCTCGAATTGAATACAGGGGCAAATATCATTTGTCCGAATGCTCACTTAAATCAAGTTCACCAAATAGAAAAATCTAAAATGAATTTAAAGCTTTATAACTATAAGGATAACAATTAACCCTTGTGGATAATCAGAATTACTCTTTGTAACCTTGTCTTGCTGGCAACAATCGCTCTTTCCGCGCAAGAGAACTATACTATTCTCAACCGCGCGGCGGAAATTTATCAGAGAGAAAAAAGAGAGATAAAAATTATAGGGTTCGCCAAGAAGTAATTTCAAAAATAAAAGAACCATCAGGAACAGTAATAGAAAAAAGAATGCAAGCAGGGTATTTTCTTGCACCGGAGGAATTTATTTTTGTGTGCAAAGAAATTGAAGTCAATGGGATAAAACAGATATTAACTAAGCCGCTAATTGAGCGCTCAAGCAAAAAAGAAATCGACTGGCTTACTCGCGAAGGAATGGCTTCTCATTCTTTTCAAACTATTTCCTCCGATTCAAAGACTGTAAAGTATCTTGTGAGTCCTTCTAAAATTCAGTCCGGCTATTTCAGGGGTCAGCTTTGGTTGAGTTCACAGACAGCTCGGATTGTTAAAATTTTAAAAGAGCCAATCATCAAAAAGAGAGA from Leptospiraceae bacterium includes the following:
- a CDS encoding Uma2 family endonuclease translates to MSFAIQERQAFFEKAVPISVEAYHFLYKQGLISEKTELLEGVVIEKRHKDPIHANLVTLLASFLYEAIKNEYQLRQENPINTGFSEPEPDIAIVPKGDYSNAHPTEALLVIEVANSSIALDRAKASIYAKANIPEYIIANLQNKILEVYSNPVDGKYSFTKILQTDERFISTNVSNISFSLNDFLSSNS
- a CDS encoding SDR family oxidoreductase, which gives rise to MTAKKVLVVGAGSGIGEALFATLNKNSEQDVFGISRRGISTWAKIKSGFNYKCDVTNETEIISFAEFYKNSFDAIDAIYLCQGDGLFGELSSLTKDKIESHFSLNITSSFLILQNFFSLLKRSDKNPFVCFLSSTAGKIGFPESTAYCASKHAVAGLAKSLREEWKKDQIRVFTVYPGAISTPIWDGRDGFDTKDMISPKDFAEYLKSFLSIPASINVEESYILPMKGIL
- a CDS encoding SOS response-associated peptidase; protein product: MCSRFSLKSKMQELQEQFQTHNIIEDMDFKDEFLPTDRILVIWRNTEIDQNEMKLMRWGLIPNFVKDFEQIKKYSLFNARSETLEEKPAFRTLLDSNRCLIPVDIFYEFKAEGKVKDKYAFTLHPESTFAMAGLWDKWKNPKTKEEIFSCTIITTVANEVVRPIHENNRMPVVLERDSYMDWLDPQIKFSNWRDLMNPFDSNKMKSEKVARADKQSLSQVDKIKISNESKFEDNQPSLFGSK
- a CDS encoding peptidase M30, which translates into the protein MNSVSRYSRFFTLPLLFLSLISCYQSNGQSKSQKNALSLMSLKYVLDSQNSGCTANNGGFWVRNLLVKSQTTYCIYSRLVASSANMDLYVENSLATNLNYASVVSAFETNILPIEKDAYGVSSDVNGDKKVTVLILDIKEGATTTSGFIAGYVDPINFYADDPSSLIRSNQREILFMDGVELLRLRDKDLASGKPDTFLSTLAHEFQHLIRFQYTQAGTDDTWIDEGTSEVTSDLTGYGPQTARLSCFKGDAASSSSCSGGIGSTSYGTPSLFNWTSSLKNYAFAYSFMKYVYESSGKTTATRNQFFQQTMQGINGTRANNAYNLMTIFMSSSNYDSSILTSDNKTAFKRLFASFLGQSVGYNLQNVYFGNTSAVNINSVLTTYEFSSTLKALATSPFTGINTTSFNLMPSQVTRVTKSTTGLTSAANDFVIVSNGASGANTEFVIFNGDNIGSKSNVSSGTASVQDLLEYPELELNTGANIICPNAHLNQVHQIEKSKMNLKLYNYKDNN